Genomic DNA from Streptomyces sp. PCS3-D2:
GGGGTGGTGTCACCGGGTCCGGGGGTGTTCGTCGGAGACGCTGATCAGAGGTCCGGCCACCGTCCGGTCCGGCGCAATGCTGGACAGTTCGCGGGCGGCAGGTCTGCATAACGTGGATGCGCGAGCACGACACCCGAGCCGAGGCCGGCACCGTCAACACCCCCTGGGAAGGGGCACGATGTTCGAGATCGAAGACGTGGGCGTGTTCCTGGGCCTGGACGTCGGCAAGAGCAGCCATCACGGTCATGGGCTCACCCCGGGCGGGAAGAAGGTCTTCGACAAGCAGCTGCCCAACAGCGAGCCCAAGCTGCGGGCCGTCTTCGACAAGCTGACCGCGAAGTTCGGCACCGTGCTGGTGATCGTGGACCAGCCCGCCTCCATCGGCGCCCTGCCACTGACCGTCGCCCGCGACGCGGGCTGCCAGGTCGCCTACCTGCCCGGACTGGCGATGCGCCGGATCGCCGACCTCTACCCGGGCGAGGCCAAGACCGACGCCAAGGACGCCGCCGTCATCGCGGACGCCGCCCGGACGATGCCGCACACCCTGCGCTCGCTGGAGCTGACCGACCAGATCACCGCCGAGCTGACCGTGCTCGTCGGCTTCGACCAGGACCTGGCCGCCGAGGCCACCCGCACCTCCAACCGGATACGGGGCCTGCTCACCCAGTTCCACCCCAGCCTGGAACGCGTCCTGGGCCCGCGCCTGGACCACCAGGCCGTGACCTGGCTGCTGGAGCGCTACGGATCCCCAGCCGCCCTGCGCAAGGCCGGACGCCGCAGACTCGTCGAGCTGATCCGCCCGAAGGCCCCGCGCATGGCCACCAGGCTGATCGACGACGTCTTCAACGCGCTCGACGAGCAGACCGTCGTCGTTCCCGGGACCGGCACCCTCGACATCGTCATCCCCTCCCTGGCCGCCTCGCTGGCCGCTGTCCACACCCAGCGCCGGGCGATGGAAGCCCAGATCAACGCCCTGCTGGAGGCTCACCCTCTTTCCCCGGTCCTGACGTCGATGCCCGGCGTCGGCGTCAGGACCGCCGCCGTCCTGCTGGTCACCGTCGGCGACGGCACCAGCTTCCCCACCGCCGCCCACCTCGCCTCCTACGCCGGCCTCGCCCCCACCACGAAGCAGTCCGGGACCTCGATCCATGGCGAACACGCACCCCGAGGCGGAAACCGGCAGCTCAAACGGGCGATGTTTCTCTCCGCCTTCGCCTGCATGAACGCCGACCCGGCCTCCCGCGCCTACTACGACAAGCAACGAGCACGCGGCAAAACCCACACCCAGGCCCTCCTCCGCCTCGCCCGCCAACGCATCAGCGTCCTGTTCGCCATGCTCCGCGACGGCACCTTCTACGAATCCCGGACACCGACGGACGTCGAGCTCGCCGCTTAGCCTCAGCGAGCCCGAACCACCCGAAACCCGACACAGGTGCCTTGACGAAAGACATAGAGGCACCCCCCGTTATGTTTTCTGCGGTTCCGCAATGGGGCCGCTGGCCTCCGGGCCCGGCATGACTGTTGCCCCCTGTCGAAGGCATGACCTGGGGGGTGGTGTCACCGGGTCCGGGGGTGTTCGTCGGAGACGCTGATCAGAGGTCCGGCCACCGTCCGGTCCGGCGCAATGCTGGACAGTTCGCGGGCGGCAGGTCTGCATAACGTGGATGCGCGAGCACGACACCCGAGCCGAGGCCGGCACCGTCAACACCCCCTGGGAAGGGGCACGATGTTCGAGATCGAAGACGTGGGCGTGTTCCTGGGCCTGGACGTCGGCAAGAGCAGCCATCACGGTCATGGGCTCACCCCGGGCGGGAAGAAGGTCTTCGACAAGCAGCTGCCCAACAGCGAGCCCAAGCTGCGGGCCGTCTTCGACAAGCTGACCGCGAAGTTCGGCACCGTGCTGGTGATCGTGGACCAGCCCGCCTCCATCGGCGCCCTGCCACTGACCGTCGCCCGCGACGCGGGCTGCCAGGTCGCCTACCTGCCCGGACTGGCGATGCGCCGGATCGCCGACCTCTACCCGGGCGAGGCCAAGACCGACGCCAAGGACGCCGCCGTCATCGCGGACGCCGCCCGGACGATGCCGCACACCCTGCGCTCGCTGGAGCTGACCGACCAGATCACCGCCGAGCTGACCGTGCTCGTCGGCTTCGACCAGGACCTGGCCGCCGAGGCCACCCGCACCTCCAACCGGATACGGGGCCTGCTCACCCAGTTCCACCCCAGCCTGGAACGCGTCCTGGGCCCGCGCCTGGACCACCAGGCCGTGACCTGGCTGCTGGAGCGCTACGGATCCCCAGCCGCCCTGCGCAAGGCCGGACGCCGCAGACTCGTCGAGCTGATCCGCCCGAAGGCCCCGCGCATGGCCACCAGGCTGATCGACGACGTCTTCAACGCGCTCGACGAGCAGACCGTCGTCGTTCCCGGGACCGGCACCCTCGACATCGTCATCCCCTCCCTGGCCGCCTCGCTGGCCGCTGTCCACACCCAGCGCCGGGCGATGGAAGCCCAGATCAACGCCCTGCTGGAGGCTCACCCTCTTTCCCCGGTCCTGACGTCGATGCCCGGCGTCGGCGTCAGGACCGCCGCCGTCCTGCTGGTCACCGTCGGCGACGGCACCAGCTTCCCCACCGCCGCCCACCTCGCCTCCTACGCCGGCCTCGCCCCCACCACGAAGCAGTCCGGGACCTCGATCCATGGCGAACACGCACCCCGAGGCGGAAACCGGCAGCTCAAACGGGCGATGTTTCTCTCCGCCTTCGCCTGCATGAACGCCGACCCGGCCTCCCGCGCCTACTACGACAAGCAACGAGCACGCGGCAAAACCCACACCCAGGCCCTCCTCCGCCTCGCCCGCCAACGCATCAGCGTCCTGTTCGCCATGCTCCGCGACGGCACCTTCTACGAATCCCGGACACCGACGGACGTCGAGCTCGCCGCTTAGCCTCAGCGAGCCCGAACCACCCGAAACCCGACACAGGTGCCTTGACGAAAGACATAGAGGCACCCCCCCGTCACGGCGTCACGGCGTCACGGCGTCACGGCGTCAGGACGATCCTGCCGCGCACGCCCGGCGTCGCGAGCAGGTCGTGCGCCTTCGCCGCCTCGGCGAGCGGGAAGACCTCCGCGACCCGCAGGGTGAGCGCGCCCTCCTCGACCAGGGACACCAGGCGGGCCAGCAGTTCCCCGTCCGCCGCGACCTCCTGCTCCTCCACCCGGATGCCGCGCTCCGCAGCCGGGGCGTGGTGCGGGATCAGGCCCACGTAGACCCCGCCGTCGCGGACGAGGGCCAGTGCGGCCCCGCCCAGGACGGCCGCGTCCAGGACCCCGTCCACCGGTCCGGCCGGAGCGCTGCCGCGCGGCACGAAGGCGGCCGCGCCGAGCGACCGTACGAGCTCCTCGTCCCCCGGGCCCGCCAGGGCCGTCACCACCAGTCCGGCCCGCGCGGCGAGCTGCACCGCCAGGCCTCCGACCATCCCCGCGGCGCCGGTGACCAGCACCGAGGAGCCGGGGGCGAGCCCCAGCTGGTCCACCGCGCGGGCGGCGGTCAGGCCGGCCAGCGGCAGCGCGGCCGCGACCGGGTCGTCCGCCGCGGCCGGCGCGGCGGCCACGGCGGAGGCATCGAGCACCGCGTACTCCGCGTGCGTGCCCAGCGGCTTCACCGGGCCGTGGTGCAGGCCCACTACTCGGTCGCCGCGGTTCCAGCCGGCCACCCCCGGGCCGGTCTCGTCGATCTTCCCGACGACGTCCCAGCCGAGGCCGATCCGCTGCCCGGCCCCGCCGAAGATCCCGGTGCGGACCCCTGCGTCCACCGGGTTGAGCCCGGCGGCCGCGACCTTGATCCTGACCTGGCCCGCCTCCGGACGCGGCACCGGCACCTCGGCCAGCTCGACCCGCTCCGGGCCGCCGAACCCGGTCACCACGGCCGCCAGCATCGTCCGCTCGTCCATGGTCGATGCGCTCATCGTCCGCTCGTTCATCGTTCTCCCCGCTTCCGTCGCCTTCGCTTGTTCCGATGGCCACTAACCTAGGGAGAGGTACTCTCTTTCGGTAAGTACGCACTCGAAGGTGCGTACCCGACCCGGAAGTGGGTGCCCATGGCCACCAGTACCGCCGCGGCCCGCCGCGAGGAAGCCCGATTCGCCTACGACGCCTTCCTCAAGGAATGCCCCACCAGCCAGCTCCTGGCCCGGATCAGCGACAAGTGGGTCGGCCTCATCGTCTGCGCCCTCGGCGAGACCGACGACCGCTCCCTGCGCTACAGCGACCTCGGCCGCAAGATCCCCGGGGTCAGCCAGAAGATGCTCACCCAGACCCTGCGCTCCCTCGAACGCGACGGCCTCGTCACCCGCCACGTCACGCCCACCGTCCCCGTCCGCGTCAACTATCGGCTCACCGACCTGGGCAGCAGCCTCGGCTTGCTGCTCTCCTCCGTGAAGCTCTGGGCCGAGACCAACTTCGACGAGGTCAACGCCCACCGCGACGCCTACGACCGGGCCTCCGCAGCCTCCTGAAATCAGCCGCGGCCACGCGCCCCGCAATGGCATGCTGACAGGGTGAACGGACCCGGCATTCAGCTCACCCTCGCCCCCGAACTGCGCCTCTTCGCCCCGCCCAGCCGGCGCGCGGACCGCGTACCGACCGCGACCGATGGCGCCTCCAGCCTCGGCCACGTCGTCGAATCCGCCGGGGTCCCGCTCACCGAGGTCGGCCGCCTCCTCGTCGACGGCCGCGAGGTTCCCGTCTCCTACGTGCCCCAGGACGGCCAGATCGTCGAGGTGTGCGGGGTCGTGCGCCCCCAGGAGGTGCCCGGCGCCCCGCTCCGCTTCCTCCTCGACGTCCACCTCGGCACGCTCGCCCGCCGGCTGCGCCTGCTCGGCGTCGACGCCGCGTACGAGAACGAGGACATCGGCGACCCCGCCCTGGCCACCCGCTCCGCCGCCGAACGGCGCGTCCTGCTCTCCCGCGACCGCGGCCTGCTCCGCCGCCGCGAGATCTTCGCCGGAGCGTACGTCTACAGCGACAACCCCGACGAGCAACTGCGCGACGTCCTCGGCCGCTTCGCCCCCGCCCTGGCCCCGTGGACCCGCTGCACCGCCTGCAACGGGCCGCTCCACGAGGCCGACAAGGAGAGCGTCGGCGACCGCCTGGAGCACGGCACGCACCGCTCCTACGACGTCTTCGCGCAGTGCTCCGCGTGCGAGCGCGTGTACTGGCGCGGCGCCCACCACGCCCGCCTGGAGCGGATCGTCGACGAGGCACTCGTCGAGTTCGGCACCGCCTGACGGAGCGCGGGAAGCAGACCAGCCCCTGGGGCATGGCCTGCCCATACCCGGAGCAGACCCGGGGCAGAGCAGGCCCGGGGCAGAGCAGGCCCCGGGGCCGCAGCGGCCCTAGAAGGCGTAGGCGTCGCCCGTGTCCAGGGCCAGCACCGCCGGCTCGTTGTTCGCGCGGTTCCGGTCGGTCGCACCGCCGTTCCACCACGTGTCCACCCGCACCACCACCTCCGGCATGCGCTCCCGCAGCTCCAGCACCAGCCCCACGTGCCGGCCGCGCCCGTGCAGCGGCAACGGCCCCGTCTCGCACAACACCTCCCGCAGGCCGGCCCGCACACAGCCCTCCGCCAGCCGCTGACGGTCGGCCAGGTCGGCCGACAGCCGCACCCGGAGCGTCGCGTTCGGCAGCGCCGCCGGCCCGTCGTTCTCCGGAACCAGCCAGACCCGAAGCCGGTCCCCGGACAGGGCCACCCGGCCGTGGTACGAGACATCGGCCTCCGGCCCCGCCCACCCCGCTCCCCAAGCCTGCGACGGCCCGGGCACACCCGCCCCGAGCGCCAGCAACCCCGCCACCACCACACTCCGTACGGCGACACGGCGCACCGCCACCACCTCCTCACGTCTCGCGCGGAGGCTAGCCCCCCACCGACCCCGACATGTCGGACCATCACACGAATGAGGGCGCGCCCACCCCCATCCGCCCCGCGTACTTTTGAGCCATGCTGATCGCCCGCTCCGCAGCCCTCTTCTCCCTCGCCGCGCTCCTGGAGATCGGCGGCGCCTGGCTCGTCTGGCAGGGCGTGCGCGAGCACCGAGGCTGGGCCTGGATCGGAGCCGGGGTGATCGCCCTCGGCCTCTACGGCTTCGTCGCCACCCTCCAGCCCCAGGGCGACTTCGCCCGGGTCCTCGCCGCCTACGGCGGGGTCTTCGTCGCCGGCTCCCTCGCCTGGGGTGCCGTCGCCGACGGCTACCGCCCCGACCGCTGGGACATCGCCGGCGCCCTCGTCTGCCTCTTCGGAATGGCCGTGATCATGTACGCCCCGCGCGGCCGCTGAGCCGCCCGGCCCCGCCTATGCTGGCGGGTAGTCGCCCGTACGAACGACCGAGGAGCCCGCACATGAGCACGGCCGCCACCCGAACCGCCGTAGTGACCGGCGCGAGCAGCGGCATCGGCGCGGCCACGGCCCGGCAACTCGCCGCCGCCGGCTACCACGTCGTCCTCACCGCCCGCCGCAAGGACCGCATCGAGGCCCTCGCCGCCGAGCTCGCCGAGGCCGGACACTCCGCCACCGCGCACGCCCTCGACGTCACCGACCGCGCCGCCGTCGACGCCCTCGCCGCCTCCCTCGAACGCTGCGACGTACTCGTCAACAACGCGGGCGGCGCCATCGGCGCCGAGCCCGTCGCCACCGGCGACCCCGCCGACTGGCGCACCATGTACGAGGTCAACGTCATCGGGACGCTCCACGTCACCCAGGCGCTGCTCCCCGCCCTCACCGCCTCCGGCGACGGCACCGTCGTGGTCCTCTCCTCCACCGCCGGCCACGCCACGTACGAGGGCGGCGCGGGCTACGTCGCCGCCAAGAACGGCGCCCGCGTCCTCGCCGAGACGCTCCGCCTGGAGATCGTCGGCCAGCCCGTGCGCGTCATCGAGATCGCCCCCGGCATGGTCCGGACGGAGGAGTTCGCGAAGACCCGGTTCCGCGGCGACACGGAGAAGGCGGAGAAGGTCTACGCGGGCGTCGCCGAACCGCTGACCGCCGACGACGTCGCCGACACCATCACCTGGGCGGTGACCCGCCCCAGCCACGTCAACATCGACCTCCTGGTGGTCCGCCCCCGGGCCCAGGCCTCGAACACGAAGGTCCACCGCGAGCTCTAGCCGACTCCGGCGCTCCTCGGGCGCGCCATCAGGGCTGCCGGCGTCGGCGCACCGACTGAGGCCGGACACCGTACGGAGGGGCCCCGACCGATCCCGATCGGTCCGGGCCCCTCCGTTCCCCCGACAGCGGCGCCCGGGCCTCAGCCCTTGACGCAGATGACCTGCTTGAGCTTGGCCACGACCTGGACGAGGTCGGTCTGCTGATCGATGACCTGCTCGATCGACTTGTACGCGCCCGGGATCTCGTCCACCACGCCCGAGTCCTTGCGGCACTCGACGCCCTTCGTCTGCTCCACCAGGTCGCGCGCCGAGAACTTCTTCTTCGCCGCGGTACGGCTCATCTTCCGGCCCGCTCCGTGCGAGGCCGAGTTGAAGGCCTTCTCGTTGCCGAGCCCCTTCACGATGTACGAACCCGTGCCCATCGAGCCGGGGATGATCCCGTAGTCACCACTGCCGGCGCGGATCGCGCCCTTGCGGGTGACCAGCAGGTCCATGCCGTCGTACCGCTCTTCCGCCACGTAGTTGTGGTGGCAGCTGATCTCTCGGTCGAAGGAGACCCGGGCCTTGCGGAACTCCTTGCGGACGACCTCCTTGAACAGGCTCATCATCGCCGCGCGGTTCAGCTTCGCGTACTCCTGCGCCCAGAAGAGGTCGTTGCGGTACGCCTCCATCTCCTGCGTGGCCGCGAGGAAGACCGCCAGGTCCCGGTCGACGAGGTTCTGGTTGTGGGAGAGCCCGCGGGCGACGCCGATGTGGTGCGCGGCGAGCTCGTTCCCGATGTTCCGGGAGCCGGAGTGCAGCATCAGCCAGACCGAGCCCTGCTCGTCCAGGCAGAACTCGATGAAGTGGTTTCCGCTTCCGAGCGTCCCGATCTGCTTCGCGGCGCGTTCCCGGCGCGGCTTGACCGCATCGGTGAGCCAGTCGAACCGCTTCCACAGATCCTCGTACCCCTGCACCGAGAAGCCGTACAGCCGCGACGGGTCCACGGCCTCCTTGTGCATCCCCATGCCCACCGGGATCGCCTGCTCGATCTTCGAGCGGAGCTTGGAGAGGTCACCCGGGAGGTCGTTCGCCGTCAGGGAGGTTTTCACCGCCGACATGCCGCAGCCGATGTCCACGCCCACCGCCGCCGGACAGACCGCGTCCTTCATCGCGATCACCGAGCCGACGGTGGCCCCCTTGCCGTAGTGGACGTCCGGCATGACGGCCAGACCCTTGATCCACGGAAGCGTGGCGACGTTGTGGAGCTGCTGCATCGCCCCCGGCTCGACCGACGCCGGGTCGGTCCACATCCGGATCGGGACCTGCGCCCCCGGTACCTCTACGTACGACATAAAGAATCAATCCCCCGAAACCAACAGAAAGGTGAGAATCCGCAAAAGCCTCGCTCTTGATCCCGAATACGACAGGGGACCGGCGCCAGCACCAGCGTGTGCGATAGACATTGTGTCCAGCCGCGCCCAAGCCGCGGCAACGCATTTTCCTGACTGTCGGGGGTCCCGCCGGTCGAAGGGAGCCAGTGGACGTGCAGCGCACAGCGGTACGGCGAGTCCTGCCCGGCCTCGCGATGCTCACCGCGCTCGCGGCCGGTGCGGCCGGTCTGACCGGGTGCAGCGGCGGGAGCGACGGCGGAAGCACCAGCGACTCCAAGGCCGGCGGCAGCTCCGCCGCGCCCGCCCAGCCGGGGAAGTACCGCAGCCTGCCCGCGCCCTGCAAGGCGGGCGCCGACAGCAAGAAGCTCAAGGCCATGCTCCCGGCGCCGGACAGCCTCACCCCCGAACAGCGCGAGCAGGTGTACGCCGGTGTCGCCGACGCCTCCTACGACGGCGACCGGCACGTCGGCTGCCGCTGGACCGCGCAGACCCCCGAAGAGACCAGGCTGCTGTCGGTCGGCTTCGAGCGCGTCGTCTCCTACGACCGCGGCGCCGCCAGTGACGACGACAAGGCGAAGCAGGTCTACGTACGCCTGCTCACCGACGCGCACCTGCCCTTCCCCGGCCCGGTCACGACACCCGGCCCGGGCGCCGCCAACTCCGGCAGCCCGGCCAACCCCGGCAGCCCCGGCGACCCGGCCGCCTCCGCACCCCCGCCCGCCGCGCCGCCCGCCGGTGCGGCGCCGTCGGACGGGGCTCCGGCCGCGGGGACGCCGACCCCCGGCGCCAGCCCGTCCACCCAGCCCGAGCTCGGCTCCCGCATCCTGGAGGACCTCGGCACCGAGGCCTTCCTGGACGACAAGCTGAGCGCCGCCGGGGCCACGGCCGCACAGTCGCGCACCGTGCGGATTGTGTTCCGTACCTCGAACGTCATCGTCAAGATCGAGTACAGCGTGCAGCCGGCCCTGCCCGGCATCGTCCCGCCGAGCGGCGAAACCCAGGACAAGGCAAGGCAGTTGGCGGAGGCACTCGCCGAGCGGTTCAACGAGTGAGCGGTGCGCGCCACACGCCCGCGTGACGGCGCGCACAGCAGTGCGGCACCCGATCGGGCTACCGTTGACGGTCCCGCGTCCGAAGAAGTACCCGAAGCACTGAAGGAACCATGCACCGATCAGCCTCGCGCCTCACCCGCGTTCTCGCCTGCGCAGCCGTCCCGGTGATCCTCACCGTGGCCGGGTGTTCGTCCGACTCGGGGAAGGATGCGGCCGACAAGGGCGACAAGAAGTCCGGTTC
This window encodes:
- a CDS encoding NADP-dependent oxidoreductase; the protein is MLAAVVTGFGGPERVELAEVPVPRPEAGQVRIKVAAAGLNPVDAGVRTGIFGGAGQRIGLGWDVVGKIDETGPGVAGWNRGDRVVGLHHGPVKPLGTHAEYAVLDASAVAAAPAAADDPVAAALPLAGLTAARAVDQLGLAPGSSVLVTGAAGMVGGLAVQLAARAGLVVTALAGPGDEELVRSLGAAAFVPRGSAPAGPVDGVLDAAVLGGAALALVRDGGVYVGLIPHHAPAAERGIRVEEQEVAADGELLARLVSLVEEGALTLRVAEVFPLAEAAKAHDLLATPGVRGRIVLTP
- a CDS encoding IS110 family transposase — its product is MFEIEDVGVFLGLDVGKSSHHGHGLTPGGKKVFDKQLPNSEPKLRAVFDKLTAKFGTVLVIVDQPASIGALPLTVARDAGCQVAYLPGLAMRRIADLYPGEAKTDAKDAAVIADAARTMPHTLRSLELTDQITAELTVLVGFDQDLAAEATRTSNRIRGLLTQFHPSLERVLGPRLDHQAVTWLLERYGSPAALRKAGRRRLVELIRPKAPRMATRLIDDVFNALDEQTVVVPGTGTLDIVIPSLAASLAAVHTQRRAMEAQINALLEAHPLSPVLTSMPGVGVRTAAVLLVTVGDGTSFPTAAHLASYAGLAPTTKQSGTSIHGEHAPRGGNRQLKRAMFLSAFACMNADPASRAYYDKQRARGKTHTQALLRLARQRISVLFAMLRDGTFYESRTPTDVELAA
- a CDS encoding Mut7-C RNAse domain-containing protein encodes the protein MNGPGIQLTLAPELRLFAPPSRRADRVPTATDGASSLGHVVESAGVPLTEVGRLLVDGREVPVSYVPQDGQIVEVCGVVRPQEVPGAPLRFLLDVHLGTLARRLRLLGVDAAYENEDIGDPALATRSAAERRVLLSRDRGLLRRREIFAGAYVYSDNPDEQLRDVLGRFAPALAPWTRCTACNGPLHEADKESVGDRLEHGTHRSYDVFAQCSACERVYWRGAHHARLERIVDEALVEFGTA
- a CDS encoding RtcB family protein, encoding MSYVEVPGAQVPIRMWTDPASVEPGAMQQLHNVATLPWIKGLAVMPDVHYGKGATVGSVIAMKDAVCPAAVGVDIGCGMSAVKTSLTANDLPGDLSKLRSKIEQAIPVGMGMHKEAVDPSRLYGFSVQGYEDLWKRFDWLTDAVKPRRERAAKQIGTLGSGNHFIEFCLDEQGSVWLMLHSGSRNIGNELAAHHIGVARGLSHNQNLVDRDLAVFLAATQEMEAYRNDLFWAQEYAKLNRAAMMSLFKEVVRKEFRKARVSFDREISCHHNYVAEERYDGMDLLVTRKGAIRAGSGDYGIIPGSMGTGSYIVKGLGNEKAFNSASHGAGRKMSRTAAKKKFSARDLVEQTKGVECRKDSGVVDEIPGAYKSIEQVIDQQTDLVQVVAKLKQVICVKG
- a CDS encoding YnfA family protein, which gives rise to MLIARSAALFSLAALLEIGGAWLVWQGVREHRGWAWIGAGVIALGLYGFVATLQPQGDFARVLAAYGGVFVAGSLAWGAVADGYRPDRWDIAGALVCLFGMAVIMYAPRGR
- a CDS encoding helix-turn-helix domain-containing protein translates to MATSTAAARREEARFAYDAFLKECPTSQLLARISDKWVGLIVCALGETDDRSLRYSDLGRKIPGVSQKMLTQTLRSLERDGLVTRHVTPTVPVRVNYRLTDLGSSLGLLLSSVKLWAETNFDEVNAHRDAYDRASAAS
- a CDS encoding SDR family NAD(P)-dependent oxidoreductase; the encoded protein is MSTAATRTAVVTGASSGIGAATARQLAAAGYHVVLTARRKDRIEALAAELAEAGHSATAHALDVTDRAAVDALAASLERCDVLVNNAGGAIGAEPVATGDPADWRTMYEVNVIGTLHVTQALLPALTASGDGTVVVLSSTAGHATYEGGAGYVAAKNGARVLAETLRLEIVGQPVRVIEIAPGMVRTEEFAKTRFRGDTEKAEKVYAGVAEPLTADDVADTITWAVTRPSHVNIDLLVVRPRAQASNTKVHREL